A single genomic interval of Amblyraja radiata isolate CabotCenter1 chromosome 3, sAmbRad1.1.pri, whole genome shotgun sequence harbors:
- the LOC116971041 gene encoding sodium/potassium/calcium exchanger 2-like, protein MNSKSSSAGSAESGLCCGGQQLSPDPRFLRKHRYQAKRKLRPSRVMGFCIGLMALSTFSILLSAFTWTSTNSAKPQGQRRTLLGFEEKQTFSKSQNYTPRSELALRYEGRAATIPDNNNSNAGDYPRDLFSLEERRKGAVVLHVLGMIYMFIALAIVCDEFFVPSLTVIIDKLQISDDVAGATFMAAGGSAPELFTSLIGVFISRSNVGIGTIVGSAVFNILFVIGMCAVFSKEILHLTWWPLFRDVSFYILDLILLIAFFLDNVIVWWESVILLSGYGFYVTFMKFNIQIEKWVKKKINRNKVVEATATDDDDKVFVVLFQKFIFEQKY, encoded by the coding sequence ATGAATTCGAAGAGCTCAAGTGCTGGCTCTGCGGAGTCgggtctgtgctgtggtgggcagcAACTTTCTCCGGATCCGCGCTTTCTCCGAAAGCACAGGTACCAGGCCAAGAGGAAGCTGAGACCGTCGCGAGTGATGGGCTTTTGCATCGGCTTAATGGCTCTCAGCACGTTCTCCATCTTACTCAGTGCCTTCACCTGGACATCAACCAACTCAGCAAAACCACAAGGCCAACGCAGAACTCTACTGGGTTTCGAAGAAAAGCAGACATTTTCCAAGAGTCAAAATTATACGCCCAGATCTGAACTTGCTCTGAGGTACGAAGGGCGGGCAGCCACCATCCCTGACAATAATAACAGCAATGCTGGAGATTATCCTAGGGATCTTTTTTCACTGGAGGAACGAAGGAAAGGAGCTGTCGTACTCCACGTCTTAGGCATGATTTACATGTTCATAGCCTTAGCCATTGTGTGCGATGAGTTTTTTGTACCGTCATTGACAGTTATCATTGATAAACTGCAAATATCGGATGATGTGGCGGGGGCCACCTTTATGGCAGCTGGCGGTTCAGCCCCAGAGCTCTTTACTTCTTTAATAGGAGTTTTTATATCTCGCAGTAACGTTGGGATTGGGACCATAGTGGGTTCTGCAGTGTTCAATATCCTGTTTGTAATCGGGATGTGCGCTGTATTCTCCAAAGAAATTCTGCACCTTACATGGTGGCCACTGTTCAGAGATGTGTCCTTTTATATTCTTGACCTGATTTTGCTTATAGCTTTCTTCCTGGATAATGTCATCGTTTGGTGGGAAAGTGTAATTTTGTTGTCAGGCTATGGATTCTACGTGACCTTCATGAAGTTCAACATTCAGATCGAAAAATGggtgaaaaagaaaataaaccggaacaaagtggtggaggcaacGGCAACAGATGACGATGACAAGGTATTTGTGGTCTTATTTCAGAAATTTATTTTTGAACAAAAGTATTAA